ATGCCAGAAGCAAGCGGGGATTGGTTGCCACTTTCCAATCAGGAGAAAACACCGTTGCCATCGGCTCCAACGCCAGCGCAGACTGGGGCAGCAGTATTGCTATCGGTGCGAACTCAAGAACCATTGTAGGAAACGGTATCGCCATCGGCATGGATGCGACTGCCATGTATAAAATAGATGGTCTGGCGAACGATGGAGAAGGACGAATCTTTACCTCCATGGCATTAGGAGAAAAAGCCACCTCTATCGGCGGCGCATCCATTGCCGCAGGTATTGAAACCAAATCAGCAGGGGTGAAATCTGTTGCAGTCGGTAACAAAGCCTTTGCCAACGGTTTGCAAAGTATTGCGATTGGCGATAAGACATACAGTTCGGACAGATCCTCTATCGCAATGGGTGTCTATGCGGAAACCGGTTGGAACGGTGCGCTGCGTGCCATTGCCATCGGCCGACAAGCACACGCTGCAACAACTGATGCTTCTGCCTTCGGCTCAGAAACCTTTTCAGGCGGGGTTCGAAGTACGGCGATTGGCACAAAGGCTAATACCTATGGAAATCAGACATTAGCTGTGGGATCATCTACCCAAAACGGGGTTGGTCCAATGGCAATTTCTGAGAATGCAATGGTATTCGGCACAGATTCACGGTCAATCGGTAGTAGCACTATTGCACTTGGTAATGAAGCGATTGCAGGGGTAACAGAGACTGATGCCAATACAATCAGGGAGGCTTACAAAACATACCGCTCCGCCTACAACACATACAGCAATTTGAATAAAGCGGTTAATAGTGCGGATGCCGACGATTATGCGGCAAAAACCAATTTATCTACCGAAGCGCAAAACCTTAAGCTTCTGATTGACAGATACAATAAAACCGGCACGATTTATCAGGCTGAAAATGACAAAATTAAAAACGAGTTGACAGCGGCTGGCATTACATTCAGTGATTTGACCACTCTGGCGGGAAAATTAACGGCAAGCGGTGAAGCAGACGTTGGAAATGCACAACCGATGCTTGATAACGAAGCGCTGATTAACAAAATCGCCGCCATCGAAAATACCGAAACCGGTAAAGCAAACGAGCATCTGGCTTATTTGGTCAACCTGGCAAAACGGTTGCAAAACGGCATCACCAAAGCAAAAACAGCACAAGACGCTTTAAGCACTGCCAAAACAGCTAAAACAAGTGGTGAGGCGGCATACAATTCAGCGAAAAAAACATTTGAAGAAACATACGGCAGCGGCAAATCCAAAACCGGTGCCATCGCCATCGGTCGTTCTTCCGTTGCAGCAGCACAAACATCCGTTGCATTGGGCGATGATGCGGAAGTGTTAAGCAAAGATTCAACCAACGCCTTTGCCGCAGGGGCAAGTGCCAAAGTATACGGCACATCGGTTAATGCGGTAGCGATTGGTTCAAATGCAAAAGTGGGCGAATCAAATTATGTTACTCGTGAAGGTGCTAGACGATATGGCATTATTGGGGCAAATAATGCAACTTCTGTTGGCGCAAATAGCCATGTTGTTTTGGAAAACGGATCGGCCTTCGGTTATAACAATAGGGTAAGGGGGAAAAGTGCAGGGGCGTTCGGTGTCAACAATATTGTCGGCGATCTAGATTGGACTGTTACGGGTAAAAATACTGCCTCTATTGCACCTAAAGAAGGCCAAAGCGGAGAGAATTCTTTCGTTGTTGGTTCAAACAACTGGGTATGGGCGAAAAATGTCATGGTGTTGGGTAATAATGTCAGAGTCTATGGCATAGGCAAACGCCCGGAAAACCGTGAAAACGCCGTTGTATTAGGTAACAACAGTGATGGCGAGCCGACAGTGAAAAAAGTCAACTCTGCCAATGTTAATGGAATGGTTTACAGCGGCTTCAAAGGCAACTTGGGCGCAACCAAAACAGACGGTTCGGAAGCAGAAAAAGCCGATTTGGAATTGCAAGGCCGTTTTGTTTCTATTGGTGCGCCGACTAAAAAAATAGATAAAACTATTACCATTGCAGACGGCAAAACCAATACAACAACCGTAACGACAAATCTGATTACAGGCGAAGAATCGACAACTACGGCAAGTGCCAATACCAAAGACAGTGATGTTGAGGGCACTTCAACCGAAACCGTTTACGGCGAACGCCAAATCAAACACGTTGTAGCAGGCGAGATTTCTTCAACCTCAACCGATGCGATTAACGGTTCGCAACTTTATGCAGTCGCTTCCGGCTTGCGTGATGCGTTCCCGGTGGTTTATACCGATTCAGACGGCAATAAAGTCGTGAAATACCCTGATGGAAACTATTACCTAGAAAACTCTATCCCTGAAAACGCTGTCATTATTGATGGGAAATACTATCCTGCCGGTACAGTAAAAATTGGTGATAAATATTATCCTGCCGGTACAACGGAAAATAATGTTGGTGATGCAACGGAAGTAAGTCAAATACAACCAGTTGCTAAAGAAAATGTGATTGCCTCAATGAACAACCCATCATCCGATGCGGTTAATGCAGGCGGCAACGTAACCCTGACCAACGTGGCACCGGGCGCGAATACTTACGAATTCGACAAAGACGGCAACCCGTTAGTCAAAATCGGGGATAAATACTACGCCCAAGACGATGTAGTAAACGGTGCGCCGAAAAAAGATGCTCAAGAAGCTACTCCGGCAACCGAAGCCGAAAAAGATCCGTATGAAAAAGCAGCGACAGGCTTGGCCAATTTGGACGGTTCCAAAGACAGCAATGCCCTGACCGTTGCCGATGCGAAAAACTTAGGCTGGGTGGTTTCTGCTGATAGTGAAGATGGAAAAGGTTACGCAGCTAAAGTAACCAATGCAGACGAAGTGCGCTTTAATGGCAAAAACGGTATTAAAGTAACGGGTGAAACCGATGAAAACGGCATCCGCAACATCAACATCGAGTTGGAAAAGAGCGATGTAGTCAAAGCCGGCGAATACAAAATCGGCGATAAGACTTACGTCAATGTCGACGGCAAGCTTTACGACAAAGACAGTATCGATCCGAAAACCAATAAGCCGAAAGCAGATGCGGCACCATCCAACTACGCTGTACAAGACGGCAAAGTCATGGACAACACCGATGCGGCAAATCCAAAAGAAGTAGCCGGCGTGGATAACGGCAGCAACTTCGTTGACGGAAATACCGTTTACAAAGCAATCCAAGAATCCGGTTGGACTGTAGGTAAAGCGAAAGATGCCCTTTCAAACGATAAATTCAAAAATGAGGATGAAAAAGTCAATCCGAATGATGAAGTTCGTTTTGCAGATGGCAAAGGCATCACCGTGAAAACTGCGACCGTTGACGCAATCAATGACAAGGGTGAAAAACAAACTACAACTGTAGTGAAATTTGACACCGATTTGCCTATTGATTACGCGAACGTGAAAAATGAAGCCGGTGACAACCTGAAACAGGCGAATGACGGCAAGTGGTATAAAGAAGCCGATGTCAATGCAGACGGCACGCTGAAACCGACCGACGGTAAAGCCCCTGAAGCGCAAACACCTGTGAAAACGGGCGCTACTTTATCTGATGCCAACTCAAATGTGGGCAAAAACCCATACCGCACAGCAATTGAAGATAAAGCAATGGCGGCGGCTATTAAAAAAGTACGAGGCGAGAATCCAACTGCAACCGTAGAACAACTTTTACCAAAAGTATTGGAAGAAGCTGCGAAACAGGCTGCCGAATTGGAAAAAGCTGAAAAAGCCGGCCAAGACAAAGACGTGATTAACCCGGGTAAAGACGGTGTTCAACTGAACAACGTCGGTTGGGCAGAAAATCCTGATCAAGCGGTGAATAAAGACCAACTTGATCAAACTGTGAATAAATCGGGCTTCTTTGTTCAACAAAACGGTAAAACAACCGTAGCAAACGCTGAAAACAAAGAAGAAACTGATCCGGCGAAATCTGAAAAAGTAACGCCGAACGACGTGGTCAACTTTGTAAACGGCAACGGTACCGTGATTAAAGCCGTTACCACACGCGATAAAAACGGCGTGGATACCACAACGGTTTCCGTAGATGTCGACACCAGCAAGTTAGTTTTGTCTAAAGGTGCAAATACCATCGCCTATAACGATGCCGGCGAACAGATCGTAAAAGTAGACGGCAAATACTACAAACCGAGCGATCTGCAAAACGGCAAACCGACCGCTACAGCCACAGAGCAAACCCCTGCTGCACCCGCAGCAGCGGACAAACCGCTCGAAGCTGCAAAAGACGGCTTGGCAGACCTTGCCCATTCAGACGGCGACAACTTGCTGACCGTCAAAGATGCGCAAAACCTGGGTTGGGTCGTTTCAACCTCCGACAATAAAGCCGCCGCACCCGTGAAAAATGCGGATGTAGTTGACTTTAAAGCAGAGGCAGGCACTGGACTTACCGTAAAAGGCAAGTCTGAAAACGGCAAGATGACTGTAACTGTAGGCAACGACTACCTCAAAGCAAACGCTACCGGCGAAGCTGCGAAAGCAACCGGACCAAACAGCGTGGCAATCGGCGGAAACAGCAACGCCGCCGTTGAAAATGCAGTTGCCATCGGCAACGGTGCTACAGTTGGAGCGGAAGCAGCCAAAGGTTCTGTCGCCATCGGAGCCGGTGCGCAGGCAGGTAAAGCAAATACCGGTGCTTACAGTCTGGATTCTTCGGCAACTGTTGCCGGTAAACCAAGCGATGCCACCCGTGTCGTTTCCGTAGGCAGCGAAGGTAACGAAGCGCAAATCCAAAACGTCGCAGCAGGCGTGGTTTCCGAAAAATCGACTGATGCGGTTAACGGCAGCCAGCTTCACGCGACCAACCAAAGCATCAACCGACTGGGCGACACCGTCAATAACATCGGCGGCAACATTACCCGGCTGATCGACAAAGTGGACAACATGGATCGCGACTACCGCGCAGGTATTGCGGGCAGCAACGCCGCAGCCGGCCTGCCACAGGCTTACCTGCCGGGCAAATCCATGGTTGCCGCAGCAGCAGGCACGTTTAAGGGTCAAAACGCCCTGGCTGTCGGCTACTCGAGCATCAGCGACAACGGCAAACTGATTTGGAAAGCGCAAGCCAACCTCAACAGCCGTGCAGATGTCGGCGCAAGCGTAGGCATAGGCTACCTCTGGTAACCTGTTTAGCCTTACACAAAGCCCTTCGGATTTCCGAAGGGCTTTTTTTCAAACAAAACATTTGCAAAATTGCAACATCAAGAAACCCTACAACATACAGCCCATATGCCGAACCCGGCCTCGACCCCACTCCTCCGAATGCCCTCGCCGCCCCAACCGCAGCCAAGTGGTACAAAACAAAACATTACAAAACAAGATATTAAATATCAGGCAAGCCAAGCCTACCCGCCTGCCCAAACCGATGCCGTCTGAAACCTCCACCGGCAGACAACATCCCCCTTCCTGCCGGACAACACTAGATCCAATACTCCATTGTAAAATAGGGAAATATTTCATCGATTTCTAAAATATTGCCGGCTTTCTGTTACAATATAAGGTCGAATTCTTCCCGATATCGTTTCCGAAAACGCAGCACTTGGTTTGTCCCAAGCTTACAGACCATATGGGCAAGGGCGAATATGCAAAAACTAGATAAAACTAGATAAAACTAGATAAAACTAGATAAAACTAGATAAAACTAGATAAAACCGCATACAGCCGCTCAGTACCCAAGATATACGCCTGCCGCCTCTATCGATTCGGAATAGCGGATTGGCTATCTCAAACATATTTTAAAGGGGTTATATTATGAATAAAGTATTCCGAGTGATTTGGAGTCAAGCAACCCAATCTTGGGTGGCAGTATCCGAATTAACCAAAGCACATAAAAAACAAAGCTCATCAAATGCACAAAAAAGTGCGGTCAAATTTTCAGGCAATTTTATTAAATCTTCAGCCATCGCCTTGACGTTATTAAGCGGTAGTGCGGCTTATGCGGCTGATGCTGCAAGTGGGTTGATTCAGATTAATTCAACTGGGACGGCTACTGCAAGTGGTAGCGAATCTATTGCTGTTGGTAAAGACTCAAAAGCAACATCCGATACTGCTGTAGCTATCGGTAAGGATGCTGAAGCAAGTGGTAAGCAATCTGTGGCATTGGGAAATAAAGCGAAAGCTACAGGCGAGAATAGTTATGCCATTGGATGGGGAAGCAATGCAAGTCATCCTAGATCTATTTCTATAGGGTATAACTCTGCTGCAAGGCATAATAATAGTCTTGCTTTAGGTTATAACACAATAGCAAGTGGTCCTTCATCTGTAGCATTGGGAGCTGGATCGAACGCGCTAGGTGACGATAGTTATGCCATAGGATATGGCAGTAAAACAAATACCGGTGCTAATTTTGCAATGGCTTTTGGTAACTCCAGTAAAGCAAATAAAGCTAATGATATTGCTTTCGGTAAAGAAGCTGAAACTCGAGATCAAGGTCAAGGTCATAGTATTGCCATTGGTTATGGTGCTATGTCGGGAACTAACAATGCTGGGAAAAATCTTAATGGTAATGATGCAGGCGGTGTAGCTATTGGTACTGGTGCTTATACAGGGGTAAATCAAACTGATGGACGCTCTGTAAACTCTTCTGTTGCAGTAGGGGCCGGTGCCGGAGCAGGATTTAGAAAGTTAGATAATAATGGTATGCCTGTGCAGAATGCTACAGATGTTGATAATAATGATGAAGTGCTGAAAAAAGCGTTTGGTGTTAAAAATGTTGCAGATTATCAAAAAATAGCAGGTGGTACTAACGGATACACAAATGTAAATATTAATGAAGGCACAGCCTTAGGTCGTAATGCACGTGCTATAGGAGACCAATCTGTGGCAATAGGGGCTCAAACTATTGCTGGTATGGGTGCTATTGCATTAGGTGGAAATGATATTACTCAATTTGCAAATAAAAAATATTACAAATCAACCAAAGAAAATTTTGCTGTTACAGAAACAATAGACCATAATCAAGATGCAAAAATATCAGATGACACGATTAGTGGTGCATATAATAGACTTGTTGGTACTGCGTTAGATACACAATATAAAGCGACTTATGCACAAGATGGTTCAGTAGTATTAGGAGCACAAGCTCATTCAGGAACACCATTGGGAACGGCACTTGGTACGAATGCTTTGGTGCGTAAAGGTGCTTTCGGTGCAACGGCAATCGGTGCGGGTTCACAAGTTCAAGCTAATGCCGAAGCGGCGGTAGCCATCGGTATGGGATCTTTTGCCGATGGTAAGTATGCAGTGGCGGCAGGTACGGCTTCTTTGGCAAAAGAAGGCGATGTGGCAATCGGCTTGGGCACTAACGCGCGAGGCGATTCCTCTATTATGATTGGCGGTGCGGATGTTGAATCAGCCTCTAAACAATCCACAACTTTTGAAAAAGCCATTGGCGTAAATGAAAAAGGTGGTGTAATTGCAAAAGATGTAGTTGAGAAAATTAATGGTAAAGAGGTTACTCGCCATTATACTTTCGCGGCGACTAAGACGACAACAGGTACCGTTGCAGCAGCCTTTCAAGAGCTGACTGGGCACGCTATGGACGTATCCAGTCTTGACTTTAGCAAGGCTGAAAATAAAAACGGTCATGCTTCTACTTCTCTAGGGGTGCATTCTTTAGCCAAAGGTAATTTGGCAACAGCCATCGGTACAAGTGCGCGTGCCGATGTTATCGGTTCTTTGGCATTGGGTACAGGGGCGCATGCAACCCTTCAAAATGCGGTGGCAATCGGTACGGGTTCTACAACCGAACTGTTGGGAACACGCCAATTAAGTGTGAACTATGACAGCGACGGCAATATTGTTTCTGATGACTCAAAAGATATAGCCTACACATTTAAATGGGCGGGCGGCACTAACACCTCTGAAGGCGACGTCGTGTCTTTCGGTAGCTCCGGCGCAGAACGCCAATTAAAAAACGTGGCAGCCGGTCGCGTGGCGGAAGATTCTACCGATGCAATCAACGGCTCCCAGTTAAACTCCATCACCAAAAAAATTGCAGCAGGTTTTAACACAAGCGGTAATGTGGTAACGGGATCTTCAGGCGAATTCACATCTAAAAAAGCAAATACAGATTCCGCGGATAAGGCTTATGAAACCGCAATCCGTTCGCAAGATAAAGTCCAACTCCAAGTCGGCAACAACTTGAAGTTAGACCGTGATGAAACCGAAGTTGAAATTGAAGTTCAGGATGATTTTGACAAAACCAAAACAGTTAAAAAGAAAGTCAAAAAAGCTGATTTTGCCTACAGCCTGAACCCTGTATTAACCAACCTGACCAGCGCAGAGTTTAAAGCCGACGGCAAACCGACGGTGAACATCAGTTCAGACGGCATTACCATTACGCCCGCTGCGCCGACGACCGGCGGTGAGCAAAAACCGAATGTTAGTCTGACCGAAAACGGCTTAAACAACGGCGGCAATACGATTACCAATGTAGCCGGCAACCTAAATGGTGCGAAAAAAGATACAGATGCACCAAAGACCAATGCGGCAGCACCAAATACAACGGATAAAAATGGTGATAAATACATTAATCCAAACAATGCGGCAACCGTAGGCGATGTATTGAATGCAGGCTGGAACTTGCAAGGAAATGGCACGGCAAAAGATTTTGTTACCGCTTATGACATCGTTAATTTTATTGACGGCGAAGGTACAAGTGTATCTGTTGAAAATACAGATAATAAAACCAGTAAAATCAAATACAGCGTAAACCTCGGCGATGGTTTGGAAAAAGATGCTACGACCAACAAAATCAAAGCCAAAGCAGGCAATGGTGTGACTGTTGATGCAGACGGCATTAAGGTTAATACAGGTAAAGGCCTCAAAATTGATGCGGTAGACGGCAACAAAGTTGCGGTTGATACTGATGATG
This genomic interval from Neisseria flavescens contains the following:
- a CDS encoding YadA-like family protein, coding for MNKTFKVIWNHSTQTWTAVSELAGTRKKSKSIKLTAISAALLMACGTAQAATHTAADNLISISDDSAAGTTTIPTDEQAKATGKDSIAVGKKAAAGENSNVEGATAIGHGANAETNDSLAIGSGANVIMSANKALNKRSIAIGAQARVEPRPDGGVSNDVHDAIAIGTRATATAGSSVVIGQDARSKRGLVATFQSGENTVAIGSNASADWGSSIAIGANSRTIVGNGIAIGMDATAMYKIDGLANDGEGRIFTSMALGEKATSIGGASIAAGIETKSAGVKSVAVGNKAFANGLQSIAIGDKTYSSDRSSIAMGVYAETGWNGALRAIAIGRQAHAATTDASAFGSETFSGGVRSTAIGTKANTYGNQTLAVGSSTQNGVGPMAISENAMVFGTDSRSIGSSTIALGNEAIAGVTETDANTIREAYKTYRSAYNTYSNLNKAVNSADADDYAAKTNLSTEAQNLKLLIDRYNKTGTIYQAENDKIKNELTAAGITFSDLTTLAGKLTASGEADVGNAQPMLDNEALINKIAAIENTETGKANEHLAYLVNLAKRLQNGITKAKTAQDALSTAKTAKTSGEAAYNSAKKTFEETYGSGKSKTGAIAIGRSSVAAAQTSVALGDDAEVLSKDSTNAFAAGASAKVYGTSVNAVAIGSNAKVGESNYVTREGARRYGIIGANNATSVGANSHVVLENGSAFGYNNRVRGKSAGAFGVNNIVGDLDWTVTGKNTASIAPKEGQSGENSFVVGSNNWVWAKNVMVLGNNVRVYGIGKRPENRENAVVLGNNSDGEPTVKKVNSANVNGMVYSGFKGNLGATKTDGSEAEKADLELQGRFVSIGAPTKKIDKTITIADGKTNTTTVTTNLITGEESTTTASANTKDSDVEGTSTETVYGERQIKHVVAGEISSTSTDAINGSQLYAVASGLRDAFPVVYTDSDGNKVVKYPDGNYYLENSIPENAVIIDGKYYPAGTVKIGDKYYPAGTTENNVGDATEVSQIQPVAKENVIASMNNPSSDAVNAGGNVTLTNVAPGANTYEFDKDGNPLVKIGDKYYAQDDVVNGAPKKDAQEATPATEAEKDPYEKAATGLANLDGSKDSNALTVADAKNLGWVVSADSEDGKGYAAKVTNADEVRFNGKNGIKVTGETDENGIRNINIELEKSDVVKAGEYKIGDKTYVNVDGKLYDKDSIDPKTNKPKADAAPSNYAVQDGKVMDNTDAANPKEVAGVDNGSNFVDGNTVYKAIQESGWTVGKAKDALSNDKFKNEDEKVNPNDEVRFADGKGITVKTATVDAINDKGEKQTTTVVKFDTDLPIDYANVKNEAGDNLKQANDGKWYKEADVNADGTLKPTDGKAPEAQTPVKTGATLSDANSNVGKNPYRTAIEDKAMAAAIKKVRGENPTATVEQLLPKVLEEAAKQAAELEKAEKAGQDKDVINPGKDGVQLNNVGWAENPDQAVNKDQLDQTVNKSGFFVQQNGKTTVANAENKEETDPAKSEKVTPNDVVNFVNGNGTVIKAVTTRDKNGVDTTTVSVDVDTSKLVLSKGANTIAYNDAGEQIVKVDGKYYKPSDLQNGKPTATATEQTPAAPAAADKPLEAAKDGLADLAHSDGDNLLTVKDAQNLGWVVSTSDNKAAAPVKNADVVDFKAEAGTGLTVKGKSENGKMTVTVGNDYLKANATGEAAKATGPNSVAIGGNSNAAVENAVAIGNGATVGAEAAKGSVAIGAGAQAGKANTGAYSLDSSATVAGKPSDATRVVSVGSEGNEAQIQNVAAGVVSEKSTDAVNGSQLHATNQSINRLGDTVNNIGGNITRLIDKVDNMDRDYRAGIAGSNAAAGLPQAYLPGKSMVAAAAGTFKGQNALAVGYSSISDNGKLIWKAQANLNSRADVGASVGIGYLW